From Manihot esculenta cultivar AM560-2 chromosome 18, M.esculenta_v8, whole genome shotgun sequence:
CCTGGGAGTGAAGGCACTGTGAATATATCATGAAATTTGATAACACAGAAAactgatttcttttattttatggtaTGGCAGAAGTTGATGTACCAGCAGGAAAGTGGTCTCTTTGATTTCAGGCGCACAGAAGTTTCTCCATTATTGTTGATAATTGATCGAAGGGACGACCCTGTGACTCCTTTGCTGAATCAGTGGACCTATCAGGTATGTGTCACTGGGACTATGACATTTCATTTTTTGATCTTTATGAATGATCTAATGGTTCTCAAATATTGTGTCATACTGGTAGTGCagttcattattttattttgtttttcaggCTATGGTTCATGAGTTAATAGGCATTCAGGACAACAAAGTAGATTTGAGAAGTATCGGCAAGTTTCCAAAAGATCAGGAGGTTGATTTGCTTTTTCCCTCTTCCCACAAATATACTAAATATTTTAGGAGTTCTCATAAAGTATTATCTTCATGCTGTTTGCACTTTGCACTCATAGGAGGTTGTGCTGTCATCAGAGCAAGATGCCTTTTTTAAAGCTAACATGTATGAGAATTTTGGAGATATTGGAATGAACATCAAGCGGATGGTCGATGATTTTCAGCAAGTTGCAAAAAGTAACCAAAACATCCAGACAATAGGTTTGTATTTGGCAGCATGAGAATTCACATATTGTTGAGAATTTGTTAGTTTCAACTTTTAACCATCAGTTACAAGCTTGGTTTACTAATATAACAGTAAGTGTTTTGAGTTGCTGCAGAGGATATGTCCAAATTTATTGATAGTTATCCTGAGTACCGGAAAATGCAAGGCAATGTTTCAAAGCATGTAACATTAGTTACAGAAATGAGCAAGATAGTTGAAGAACGGAAGCTCATGTTAGTTTCAGAAACAGAACAGGAGTTGGCTTGCAGTGGTGGGCAAGTTGCTGCTTTTGAGGTAGTGTATACGAGTTATAACCTTTAGGTtgtctttatttctttttgtgTGTTGCCCATATGGTTTTCAAGTAAGTCACTGATATATAATGGACACACAGAGAGCCGAATTCTATTAAATTGATTGGAGAGGTGAATAAATGCACTGGTAATTCATAGTTTTTGTTGAGACTATTTCTataaatagcctagatttgtagtgataattaggaatatgattgtgtgatatgattgggatatgattaggTTATAATcagggaattaatttattttcttacctagtatgtactcttgtaagtagtatatataccccaattggcttgaTGGGAATAATCAAGCATTTTCTCTCAAAACTtctgctttctctttctttttcatcaaaGGTTTGAGTTTTTAACATTAGTATTTCTGAAGGAAATTAttacaatatttataaaaatgtacACTAATAACAAATAAGCCAGTTAACTCAAATTGATAAAAACCTATTATCAGTTGACATCGTGTGTTATTCTTTTTCTAATTATACTAGTCTAATAATTGGCAATATTATCTAACTCAATGCCATCAATCGCTGTTGATATCTAATTCCATTAAGATCTTAACTGACTAAATCACATGTGAAATCTGAATTTACAATTTGAAGCATATGATGCAAGTGGTGACAATGGTCTCCTTTCTTCATATTCTTCTTTGCAGGCTGTGACAAATCTTTTAAACAATGAAAGTGTATCTGACATTGACCATCTGCGCCTGGTAATGTTATATGCCTTGCGGTACGAAAAGGAGAGTCCTGTTCAATTGATGCAGCTATTCAACAAGCTGGCTTCTCGATCTCCCAAGTACAAGCCTGGGGTAACTGTCAACCTAGGATAATCTTCCTGCACACTTTGAATTGTGTAGTTTTTCCTTGCAAAGTACAAGCCTTAGGGTCTGATATTGGTAACACTTTTGCTGATGCATAAGCATGTTTAGGGGCCATCAACTATCAGATTTATTATTCTTGAATAGAAAAGGAAGATTAAATTAGACTGTTGTTCAGATTCAGTAGTCTTTACTCCTTACTGATTTGGGTTGTGGGAGTACACTCCAAAGAGTTGTCTTTGTTTCTTCATTGAAATTACCCTGATTTGATTTGCTTAGTACTGTTGTTAGACTTCTGTCCTCTATGCATCTTAGGTTACATTACGTCATGAGGTCCTACCATGTTTTTTGGATAGATCAAAAAGAGAACCGTTCTGATGTACTGAACATTAactgttttttatttattgatcaTCATGAAATGGCAGCTTGTCCAATTTCTCCTTAAGCAAGCAGGTGTAGATAAGCGAACTGGGGACCTTTATGGAAATCGAGATCTTCTGAATATTGCTCGTAATATGGCTCGTGGCTTAAAGGTATTGTCTGAAAAACCAGACGCTCATTCCTCTTCTTCAGAAACCACATATAGTTGCTTATAGATACTATGTCCACCGTTGTCTAGGGGGTCGAAAATGTATACATCCAGCACCAGCCTCTATTGTTACAAACCATGGAAAGCATAATCAAAGGTCGGATGAAAGATGTGGACTACCCTTTTGTTGGGAATCACTTTCAACAGGGAAGGTAGGTAATTTAAAGAATGGGAAAGTTATAGTTATCTTCTGCTGTACTTTTGAAATTTATCTGTGGACAGCAATTTGTATTGACAGCTTGAGACTTGAGTTTGTCATATGAGGTGGGTTACACAAATTCATGTGCTTATCTGCAGATCCATTAAGCAATTATGTCTACTTTTTTAAGTCAAACACAAGCTTATACTTGATTAGGTGACTCCTCATGAAGCACTTAACATGGTTAATATATATTGCATTTGTTTAAATGTACTTGTGTTATATTTTAGCGGATGGTAGACATATTTAATCCGTCATCTTAGTTCTTTTTTATTCAACCTCAATCACATCACAAGAGAGATCTGAAGCTAtcatgtttaattttttattcctaACCTGATGTGGTTAACTAGAGTCTCAAGGCAGAATGCTAGAAGAAAGTGTTGGTCATATTCAAGGTCAGTGGCTTTGGGCACTAATTGAGACTGGGCATCCAGAATTGTGAATGAACCATTGAGGTTAGGTAAAAGACAATGCACTGTCATGTCAGCTTTTCATGATGGTCAAATATTTGTTATGGACTATTGTTACTTCAGGCACTGGATGTGGAAGTTAATTTAAGCCACATTGCTGCAAAATGCAAAGACACTGCACCAtgatgttttgcatgatttgcaGTGTCAGATATCAGGCGTAGAGCCATGCAAAGAAGATTGTTGCTTGTTAGCAATTGAAGCTATCATCAGTATTACTTAACTATAAATTGACAGCTAATATTTACTGTCAAGTCTTCTTCCTCTGATGCTGCTCTAATTCTCTGTGGCTCTCTGTTCTCTATACGTGAAAGATTAATTATGTTCTGTTGTGGTATTGAATGTAACGTTTTGGTGTAAGAATGAAATCTAGTTGTGTTTTAGAAAATGGAGTAGCAATCAATGCCTTGGATTCCATTTCAAATGATGTAATCTATATCTTCTGTTCAGGCCACAGGATGTGGTTATTTTCATCGTTGGTGGAACAACGTATGAGGAGTCTCGCACTGTTGCTTTACAAAATGCCAGCAATTCGGGAGTTCGTTTCATACTTGGTGGTTCTGTAGTTCTTAATTCGAAGAGGTATGATTTTTGTCATCATCGCGATCTTCTAATTGATATTCATGTGTTGAATGTTGAACAGGAGTCAAATATTACACTACTACCTATGTTTTATGCGTGACATGCTTAATTGGAACCATAGATTAACTTGGAATGGGCTTTGTCAATCTTGCATCAGCTGCAGGATTGAGGAATTGATTTTTATATCAGGCCCATGCCAAGTTGGAGGGTGCTTGGGATTAATTTTTCTCAGCTTCTGTTTGCATTTCAATTTCATGCACAGAATAGTATTAGCatcttaaaaaattttttacctGGATACGTTCCCTAATTTTTCTCTGAGggacaaatataataaaaaatttgaaatattttgatTATCCATGTACACAAGGAAGCAAAATTAATAGGAGGATACCTCATCTTCCATTTAGTAAATCTTTGTTCtctattaatagaatttttttgcattttttaaaataaaaggtaTGATAGGAACTATGGTGTTGTGATCTAACTGAGATATCTTTTTGCTTATTAGCATTTTTGGGTCTGAAATGCAGGTTTCTGAAGGATCTCGAAGAAGCCCAGAGGATAGCTCGATCCAGCACCAATGTTGTTTGAAGTTCATGCACCCATTATATGTAGCTTTTTGAGAGCCATGTAGATATTTGTTTGCGGCTTTTACATGGGACAATACTCAGATGGGTAGGAGCAGTGAAACTGTGGCTTAGATTTGCTATAGTGGATGATGGGAGATATCAACCCATTGTTAATGTACGAGCTGGTATAATCTTCACCCGCTTGGACGAGAGTTGCTAAGGTGAAAAAGAGTCTGAGGCCCAAAATCATGCAAATTCGTGGTGAAGGATGCAATTCCCATCTTCTTATCTAACCCCTATTGTCCTACCAGAGACTGAATATCCAACTTCTCTACCAATTTTGGGCCACATGCAGTTGACGGATGTTTGTAGTGAGTTGGCAAAATTTTATATGTTTCTACTGTGGTGTATAAAAGAAAGAATTATAATTTCACACACAAAAGGAGGATCCTACATCTCTGTTTACTTCATTCATGTGCAAGTCCATGTAGATGTATATCTCCAGacttaaaaaaaaggaaagaagaaaaaaagaagaagaaatcatCTAATCTATAACTTCTATTTAAACTTTGGCTTTATGTTTGGTGGCGActtctcactttttttttttttttttttttttttattgaaatttcagCATTCCACGTTAGAAGTTATTGCCTGGCTCGTACAGGCAATGATTTGGAAACTCGTGTATCATGCATGGTTCAACATTGACGTACTGGCATATCTTAACtttttatataattgatttcgtgattcatgtttttatgaatttcgttttattattttaatcatataaatcaAGCATGTCAAAAAGCATAAATAACGTTTGTCcaatttgtataattttttatgtagtATATATTTTTGCAAACTCATTAATTTTAACACTCGGtatataaatcaaaatatatcaaagtcattaattaattaaagattattatttaaataattttttaaactataaatttaatttagttgaaAAGGTgtttttacattaaatattatttaaaatctaCATAAAAGGCAtcagagattaaattaaatttaaatctcaTTTGGTTTGAAAATATtactttgaaaaataaatttttaaaaattaatttacctGAATCAGATAAAAATAGAAGGAAGTCatctgattttttaaaaaaattttaaaaaatatgatattttttgaaaaatttaaattttttactgtttaagtaaaaaaaaaagcatgaaTTCAAAATTTACGGATGTGTATTTACAATAATAATTTGCGCAGTATATAAATGGAGGAAGAAAGGTAAAGCGCAATTATCAAGGACAAAAGATGTGCGCAGCTAATTTTGGTGGAGCAGCAGTACCTGGGTGTCTATAACTGGCTAAGCAAGGCCAAACTGTCGGTTATAGGTTGGCTGTGCCCCTACAATTTCCAATGACCAATGATGAATTCCCTAACCACTTTGTCCTTTATTAGCAACTACTAGTTTCTGCAGATATGGTATCAAATTTCTGATACAAAATCCATCCCATTAATGGCAACTTCAACAGTCCCCTCATTCTAGCCTCCATATTCACACTATCAAACAAACTTGGTTTCTGAATCCATTTCTGTCTTTCATGCTTCGATTTGGTTAATGCTTTTGGTAATAATGAATCAGAGTTGGATTTTGAGGATCTTGTTGTATTGTATGTAATctgcctttttatttttttttttttcttttcacctCGGAGAAGGGAACTCAACTGATCAGCGGCTGCTGTGCCTCTCAGCAGCAGAAGATGTAATTGCTCATGTATCTGTGTTGTGATCATGATTATAAATTCCTGTCAGATCTCTTTGAAGATGAATTATGATTACACATCGGTTTAAGAAATCAGTACATTATTCagagttttatttttctcaaatttaaatcatattaaactaaataaatcatttttcttactcgtttcaattcaaattgaattaatttatttaataaattaaattaaaaactattGCAAAAAAGCAAAAATCTCTTTTGCTTTGAGTCGgtcagattttttaaaaaaattatttttatatttattttatttcataaaaaatgcttttttatattttttaacaaacattaaaaaatttaatcaatacaataaattttctcataaaaaaattattttaaaaaaataattaatatttaatcaactttaatatatttaaaattaatataattaaaatattaataaaaataattatattaaaaaaaattatgatacgGAATAAGAAATAAggaataagtaaaattaatatcgtaaaatattaattttaatatgggtTGTAGTGtatatataagtttttttttttttttaaattaactaaATGCTTTAGATgaactcaaactctcaaaatgtGACAAGTAATTGCGTGAAGCAAGATGAAAGGATTTTTCTGACTTGCTGGCAATGGCAATTCTTATCTTCTAACTTTACTAAATCCATATATATCTACTTGTTGAGTTTCCTTCCCCTTCCCataatttctttaaatatttaatttcattcaatatttattaaaaaaatgtttaaatgaattaatttttaaattttatttaaattaaattgaaatttcccATTTAATCTTATTTCagcttaaattttaaatttctatattaattttttatagaactaaaaattttgaatttcaattttttagtcaaaaaaattaagaaaaaaaactttatttcttaattattaaactaaattgaactaaatcaatttaaatcaaaaattaaataaactcgATTAATCGAAGTCATATTGCTTTCCTTTGCGTTGTAAATAACTCTATAATCATTTGATTTAGTCACTGCATCTTCTTAATATTATTCCCtcgatttataaattttatttatttattttattgtattaaatttttttatttaaactataataacatataaatagattattataacactattttattttatttttaaaaagtttttaaaaatattttttaataattaataaaatttaatatatttaaaataaatataattaaaaaataattataaaataatattttttaatatgtaaaaaaataaaaattataaaatgaaaggaatttatttatacttacaaacttattaaaaaaaacatagCAACTGAATTTgactaaaaaaatttacttcttTATGACCACACCGTGTGCTCATTCAATTCTGATCAGGAAGTGGAGTgtgaacttaattcagaaaattaaATAGTCCTTTGACAGTGAAAGGCTTAAGAAGGATAAGCTTAAAAATAAGGGCATTGAAAGCCAAATGATTAAGAGAGATAACTCTTGATTAATTAGATTGAGGAAAAGTAAGAGAAGAAGAACATTagagagaaaaatatatatatatttttcatatttgacTGAGGgaaaaatggaaagaaaagaaaaattttaagagaaaaataacATTTATATTCTATCCACTAGTTTCACTCCAAATAGAGAGTGGGAGAAAACTTTTAAAGGACTAAAATACctttatattttacaaattgtttttaaaaattttaatttttattatttaaaaaaataactattttcaatattttcatcTTTATGCAATCacaattacaaataattaattttctccTTTATCATTATTTCTTTCTATTTTCCTCCCATTATTTTCCCTTCCACCAAGCAAACACAATCGGGTAAAAGTGAAGGGAAATGACCACAACGTATCAATCCAAAATACACAAAATTGGACAAATTACATTCAAAAGAAACATGTAGATGGGATGGATTATAGTTTATATTCACATTATAGGATCAAAATCTAGGTCTGCCTCAACAAAAATGACCCAAAATCAAGTTCCAAAATTAGCTTATAGAGATCAAAAGATCGAAAACATAAATATATGgagcataaaaaaattaattttgaactaCCCATTAGGCCataacctctctctctctctctctctctctcttctgcaATTTGCATGGTGGCCCTCAGCTAAAATATGGAAGGACAACACTTAGCGGCAGCAGCAGCAGTGATAGtgtcttcttcttcattttcctCCAAACCCATGTTATTATTTGACGAGATAGAGACCCTTTTGCAGTTTTTTGACAACCATTTTGATTGCATGTACTTAGCTTTTCTCCATGGAGGAATATGGAGACCCTTCTCTTTAAGTGAAGCTTTTGCAGCTGGACAAACAAGGGAGATTATCTTATTAAGCCTATCTTCGGTAGCAACAAAGATTGAAGGAAGAGAATTGATGAGTTCTTCGTAAGTCTGTGTTGGCCTTGCCACTTCAAAATGAGACTTGAAATCCATATCAACTATTACTCTTGTTGGCTTGCCATTGTTGCTGTTCATCATCACCTCTATATACTCGTAATCTCCTACGTGTTGAAACACTAACACCCAAATCAAAGTTAATCATTCAAAGCTAGTTGTTCATGGAAGATTAaacaaagagagagagagagaccttTAGAGCAACGAAAGGTGGAGACCCAAGAAGTTTTACAAAGAGAAGCTTTATAATCATCCATTTGCAATCTCATCACCACCCATTTTTTCAGACTATTGGGTTCTCCCATATTTCTAATATACATCAAAACTTTTTCAAGAATCTCTCTCTCAAAATTTGTAGCCTCCAAGAGAATAACCTATAGCAGAAAGAATCCAAGAAAATGAGTAAGTATAAGAGAATCACACGTATGATTTGAAGAAATCAATGAATGAATACCTGCAAAATGGATTGAGGTCCAGAAGAAATCATGATGGGTGGAATACTATTGGGTGTGTTTGATTCTGATTCGTAGTAGTCTCGAATCATTTGATCAAAAAGTTCTTCGTCGGCGCCGGAGCTGCCCATGCTGTGATCCTTCTGTTTGTTTCTTGCAAGAAATGGAAGAGTGTGAAAAAGGAAGTTGTCTGCTTAAAGTCAAAAACTTGATTGGATTATAGAGTTGGATTTTGTAGTATTGTGGTTAAAGCCACCCATTAATAGTGATGTCATTTGGAAAAGAAAGGCAGATGCTGTCATTtttgtatcatcatcatcatctcccCGCGTCGAGAAAGAgaaggagagaaagagagagaattgGAAGTTTCACGAGGAGATATTTTACGTGGCATGCAATGCATGGACATGGAGATATGGAACATACATACAACCTTTTTTAGGTGGATGGGTTATATTTGTCCGAATCGGGTTCAACGTCAGAAACGCATAAATAATTAGgctgttttattaaaaaaaaaaagataaaactcattttaatatttttatatttatgataaattaatttttttaataaatatatatttattttttttattagttaaagaTTAACCTATTCAccatataaaaatcataataataaaatataaatcagtaatatattgataatttatgaaaaaaataatcatatatattattaattacccctttcaattattattattattattattcaatgaGCTTCCACTTAACTTAAATTTGAGTTCAATAATTTGTAgtttaaagaaagaaaattaatatttaattctctaCATTTCTTGTAGTTTTTgaaatatatgattttttttatttagtttttgaaaTATATGGTTTGAAAtttaatacaataaataaaaaagcaggtaaaattataattttattaaatattatataataaattattatatataaagaaaaattaatttttttacaataaatttaaattgctaCTAaactgttattttaataatattaaaatatcaattttataattattattacaatATAATTGTATTAACTCTCAAATGTAATAATGCGTGATCGGTCTTGGAGAGTTGTATGGGTTGGGCTTTCTGTCTTAtggattttaaatgtttttttttttcaggccAAATCTATCAATcctaatttttttatctttttctttgataaaaagaaaaaaaattgtaggtgctattattttttttgagtaaactgtaatttagtctctctgatttagtgaaatacaacctttcatccctctattttaaaaaattttcaatttaatacttcacatttaaaaaaactgcaaaatagttcttaccgtcaaattttcagttaaccttctgtttattttaatgaaaatgactAAATTACTCTTTAAGTAAAAAAACTCAACCAAACAGTATTCACTCCATCCCAACACAGAATaatgaggaggaggagaaaggattgggaaaagaaggaggaggaggaagagaagaataagaagaagaaaaaggaggaggaggaggaggatgagtagaaaaggaagaagaggatcgggaggaggaggagaaggagaaggaggagaaagggtcgggaaaagaaggagaatgagaagaagaaaaagaagaagaaaaagaagaagaagaagaaggagaaggaggaggagaagaaggaagaggaagatgaggagaaaatgaagaagagaatcgggaaaagaaggagaaggatgaTGAGAAAATGATAGTTtagtcatttttattaaaataaatggaaggttaactgaaaatttgatgatagggactattttacagtttttttaaatgtaaataattaaattgaaaattttttaaaatagagggatGAAATAttgtatttcattaaattagaaaaattaaattacggtttatcttttgttttttttttaaggaggaGAGTATAAAAAGTGGTAGAAGTCTCTCGGGAGGaggataaaataatattaataataataaataataaaaaagaaaaatgattcCCAACAGGTAGTCCAATAAGTTGGAATCCAATAACTGAAAGCCCAGTAATAGTACAAGTTCACACTCTTCTAAATAAAtcgttatatttaatttatttataaaattaaattaaattaaattatatatctatCTATAAGCTATAATCtacattttataataatatatgatatatatatagagaattAGCTAAAACatctataattaaattttataattataaatttatcgtACACTTACAGGTTTCTGCACTTACAGATTTAGTCTGATAATAAgtgtatctaaataaatttgaaaaatttcataTTCTACTCTCAAACTCGTGTtcccattttaaaaaattataattttctttcattttagttgcctaaaaaatataaatttattattatttaaaaatctcaaatttaattagttaattagatTGCTCTCTATTTACTCTCAAATTAGTTGaagaatttttttaacatttaactctatttaattgattttttatactaatctaatataattttcttaaaaaaatataactagGTAAAATATTCAAAAGTTCATGTTTAagctaaaaaatagaaaaaagtatATTTAGATACAAAATTTAAGGTTGTTGCTAATAAAATGATTTAGCAACGTTATAAGAGACGAAGAATCCGTTGTTGATATTTTCTAGCAAATAAGCAATTTAAAttcataaagaaaaataatttataatattattttaattaatataaaataaaagtttaatatatttaaaagaaattctaatttaaactaaaaattgtattgtaatttcaaatttataaattgatattttattaattctatAAGTATTACTAactgataaaaaatttatataatatattgtaaaataaattagtagaaatttaataaataaaaaattttaaagttaactTACAATACATTCTGCTTAAATTCtatatatttaaatgtattgtaagttaatatttataaatacattacataattattaatttaacctaatatttagtaaaaaaatatatatatttttatatatttagattgttctatatataataaattaattttagaattttcatACCCTAACTATTAAAACTTTAAAGTACatagtaatataaaaatttcaaatatgaacttattttgtaaattgataattttaattatttgaaattaaatttattagccATCATTTagtttatgaaaaaatattttttaaaaaaatattattctattttttaacatttgaacacttaaaaaattaataaactgaaaatattttattaaataaaaattaaaaataatttattttttttataaaacaaagcTGTTTTT
This genomic window contains:
- the LOC110606998 gene encoding uncharacterized protein LOC110606998 isoform X1, encoding MGSSGADEELFDQMIRDYYESESNTPNSIPPIMISSGPQSILQVILLEATNFEREILEKVLMYIRNMGEPNSLKKWVVMRLQMDDYKASLCKTSWVSTFRCSKVFQHVGDYEYIEVMMNSNNGKPTRVIVDMDFKSHFEVARPTQTYEELINSLPSIFVATEDRLNKIISLVCPAAKASLKEKGLHIPPWRKAKYMQSKWLSKNCKRVSISSNNNMGLEENEEEDTITAAAAAKCCPSIF
- the LOC110606579 gene encoding vacuolar protein sorting-associated protein 45 homolog isoform X1; translated protein: MVLVAAVRDYINRMLQDISGMKVLILDSQTVSILSVVYSQSELLQKEVFLVELVDSISKSKESMSHLKAVYFLRPTSENIQHLRQQLANSRFGEYHLFFSNMLKDTQIHILADSDENEVVQQVQEFYADFVAVDPYHFTLNIPSNHIYMLPAVVDPSGLQQFSDRVVDGLGAVFLAMKRRPVIRYQRTSDVAKRIAQETAKLMYQQESGLFDFRRTEVSPLLLIIDRRDDPVTPLLNQWTYQAMVHELIGIQDNKVDLRSIGKFPKDQEEVVLSSEQDAFFKANMYENFGDIGMNIKRMVDDFQQVAKSNQNIQTIEDMSKFIDSYPEYRKMQGNVSKHVTLVTEMSKIVEERKLMLVSETEQELACSGGQVAAFEAVTNLLNNESVSDIDHLRLVMLYALRYEKESPVQLMQLFNKLASRSPKYKPGLVQFLLKQAGVDKRTGDLYGNRDLLNIARNMARGLKGVENVYIQHQPLLLQTMESIIKGRMKDVDYPFVGNHFQQGRPQDVVIFIVGGTTYEESRTVALQNASNSGVRFILGGSVVLNSKRFLKDLEEAQRIARSSTNVV
- the LOC110606998 gene encoding uncharacterized protein LOC110606998 isoform X2, which produces MGSSGADEELFDQMIRDYYESESNTPNSIPPIMISSGPQSILQVILLEATNFEREILEKVLMYIRNMGEPNSLKKWVVMRLQMDDYKASLCKTSWVSTFRCSKGDYEYIEVMMNSNNGKPTRVIVDMDFKSHFEVARPTQTYEELINSLPSIFVATEDRLNKIISLVCPAAKASLKEKGLHIPPWRKAKYMQSKWLSKNCKRVSISSNNNMGLEENEEEDTITAAAAAKCCPSIF
- the LOC110606579 gene encoding vacuolar protein sorting-associated protein 45 homolog isoform X2, with protein sequence MVLVAAVRDYINRMLQDISGMKVLILDSQTVSILSVVYSQSELLQKEVFLVELVDSISKSKESMSHLKAVYFLRPTSENIQHLRQQLANSRFGEYHLFFSNMLKDTQIHILADSDENEVVQQVQEFYADFVAVDPYHFTLNIPSNHIYMLPAVVDPSGLQQFSDRVVDGLGAVFLAMKRRPVIRYQRTSDVAKRIAQETAKLMYQQESGLFDFRRTEVSPLLLIIDRRDDPVTPLLNQWTYQAMVHELIGIQDNKVDLRSIGKFPKDQEEVVLSSEQDAFFKANMYENFGDIGMNIKRMVDDFQQVAKSNQNIQTIEDMSKFIDSYPEYRKMQGNVSKHVTLVTEMSKIVEERKLMLVSETEQELACSGGQVAAFELVQFLLKQAGVDKRTGDLYGNRDLLNIARNMARGLKGVENVYIQHQPLLLQTMESIIKGRMKDVDYPFVGNHFQQGRPQDVVIFIVGGTTYEESRTVALQNASNSGVRFILGGSVVLNSKRFLKDLEEAQRIARSSTNVV